Part of the Myxocyprinus asiaticus isolate MX2 ecotype Aquarium Trade chromosome 17, UBuf_Myxa_2, whole genome shotgun sequence genome, CGTTTGATTTATGCTCGATTGGAAGATGACCACGGCCGTGGTGTCGCCTTTCTTCGACTTTAGCGAAGTGATCAACAACAAGGTAAGAGAAAAGATTCAATGGGGTTTGTCTTCTGGAATGTATTCCATTATACTTTGTTTTTAAGTCCGAGTGGGCAAACGTAGGCTTTGTAAGTTATCAAAAACAACCACGACTCAAAACTTCAGTTGCTTTCTTCGATTGAAAGATATCAGGAATGGTTTTAGTTAAAATGTAACAATGCATGCGACTGAAGTATTTACTGCAGTCTGTGGCCATGCATGCATGAAATTTCCTGCTTGGCATGTTCTGGTGAATCCGTGGCTGTGATTTCACAACACATGCATGTTTCGGGTTTGCTaccttttgaaatgtttatcaacTAGAGATTGGAGCAACCTGTTGCACCATTTGCTATTGAAAGAATTGCCAATCCTGACAAAATTGTTTTGAGGGGCATGTTTGGTTGTAAAAAATTGGCGTCAGTAAAACGCaggattttatgttttaatgtgcCTGATGTAATGCAGTCATGGCTGTCTCGTGATTTCATTGAATTAAACTTTTAGAGGAGTGTCTTGGAAAATCAAGTGAGTCAAGCGGATGAGCTGATAGAAGATATGGGCTTGTTGCAGTGGAGAATTCGCAGTTAACCAACAACTGATGTCTAAACATGGTTTTTCAGTGGAGTTGATGTGTTTTCCTGTTGTGCAGCTGTGGAATTAAGATTTGAACACTTCTGGAGCCAAAAAACACTTGGTGCCTGATCCAAACTCTGAAAAGGCTAGAATTAATGAAATGCACTCACTGCTGATGAAGACTGACAGATTTTCATGTGGCATGTCAACTAGATAAGAGTgtaactgtttgaaaacattactACTCTTATGTTCATAAATATATGGAGCCTAACTTTAAACTTTGATAAGTGTAGCCTAACTTTAAACTTTGATAAGTGTAGCCTAACTTTAAACATTGAACAGCATATTCCACTTAGGTATTCCTTAAATCTTTTTGTTTGTATGTAatcaaaaatgtcataaaatatttaagattggGGAGGGGAACCAAAAGTTTTAAGAATCTGTCACTGAAAAACTTCTTGATAATTGACCACTTATTTGAAAATTGGGGGAGTCATGGTGGTTATGACCCAGTGTATGGTTATAATTTGTGTCCActgtgtaatatatttttttttcatggaaaacttCTGTTTTTTGGCTTCTGTCCCACAAGTAAGTAacgtgacataaaaaaaaaattaaatgcgaATGTCCtcattttcctttttgtttcttCTTTTGTAGAATATAATGCTGAACTACAATAACAACATCCTCAGTACTCCGCACCCTGCCTCTGTCCCTTGCACAGGGGTCAATCTGACCATCTCCAACCCCGCCGGGAGCCTGCTGGACAGGAAGGCTGTGGGGACACCCTCCACTGGTGGGGTTTACCAGCGCCGGCACTCGGTCACTTCGGCTAGTACCAAACTCAACCAAAACCAGTTCTTGAACATTGCAAAGGTAGATCCATCCCTGCTCAACTCGGGGACAGGCAGCAGCAACAAAGAGAACCGGCTTCGAGACCGTTCTTTCTCAGAAACGGGGGATCGCCTGCTACAGAAGTGTTCAGGCCCTGGAGGCCCCAACAGTCAGGTCAACTCCAGCCGCTACAAGACAGAGTTATGCAGACCTTTTGAGGAGAATGGCGTCTGCAAGTACGGTGATAAGTGCCAGTTTGCCCATGGCATTCACGAGTTGCGAAGCCTAAGCCGCCATCCCAAGTACAAGACGGAGCTCTGCCGCACATTCCACACCATCGGCTTCTGCCCCTACGGCCCACGTTGCCACTTCATCCACAATGCGGAAGAGCGCCGTGGACCTCCACCTACTCCGTCCCCCCTTTCGGCCTCCAATAAGATGGAGCGGCCGCGCCTGCAGCACAGCTACAGTTTTGCGGGGTTCCCCAGCTCAGGAGGCCTGCGGGACAGCCCCACCTCCATCACCCCTCCACCTATGTTTTCCCCTGACGAGCTACCAGAGTGGCCTAGCAGCAACCCCTTCACGTATTCCAGCCAGGAGCTGGCCAACCTCTTCAGTCCCAGCCTGGGCAGTGCACCTTTGTCTTGCTCCGACCCCTCCACCCAGGCACCATCCTCTCCAACCTCAACCCCTTACTACTTCAGGGCTATGTCAGAGTCTCCCCAGCTCTTTGAGTCTCCATCCAGCCAGCCTGATTCTTTGTCTGACCAGGAGGGCTACCAGAGCAGCTGTGGCGGAAGTCTGAGTGGCTCAGAATCGCCCATCCTCGACACCACCCGGCGGTTGCCCATCTTCAGCAGGCTTTCCATCTCTGATGACTAAAGCACACTGAGCCAGACACCATTACCCACTTTCCACTGCATGCAGCAGTCTTCGGCAGAGAGGATGAGATGCTAGCACTCCCTCTACTTCTTGCCATTTCTCCGGCCTTCTAGAAGCTGTAGACTTCCCTCCTTGTGTCACCTCCGTTCTGAAAACGATGCAGTGAATTAAGGGATTTTTCTTTTTCGGAAAACTCTTTTTAACCAGAACAAGCTAAAACACTCCCAGCCTTAAAAACCCTCCTGTTTTTCCGGGCCTCGTCTTGCAGAGCCCCTGCAACGTTCTTGGTGTGACTGTGCCAAACACGCAGAGTAGGAAGTGGATTAGCAAAATGCTAATCGTGAGAGGTATGAGACTGTTGTGCCAGGTGCCACTGCTACAGTCGAGTGTAGCAGAACCTGTGGCACAGTTCAGGGAGAGATCTGCACACTTCCCCCTTTGCAAATTGCCACTCTTCTCAAGGACACTCTTTCATAACTAACTAAAGTTTACAAGTGTCATGCTTAGACCCTTTAACAACTGTCTTTGTAGACCTGCTTAAagcaaaaagaggaaaaaattgtGAAAACAAAGTGCCTGGGGTTAAGTGATGGGGTGAATGGACcaatgtttctttcttttctttttttttttttttttttgtccttgtgGCCTGATTATGTAGCGcttgttttgagtggttgctccCCTCCTTTGAAATTGCAGACTACACCAGTCTGCAGGAAGGACTTCCTCTCATGAGGGTTGAATGAAATATTccagaactccaggcacatttaaTGTTCAATCAGGTGCTATATGCTCCATGTCTTATAAAGCCAGCACAAAAGATGGGATGGGATTTTtccactcaaaaacaaacaattcCTTATGTTTTTGTTATTACCCCATTTCCCATTAGTTGGTGGTTATTTAATGTTTCTTGGGAAGGGAATCTTTTATTAAACTTCTGTcccacctcaaaaaaaaaaaaaaaaaaaaaaaaaaatggaggggGAATTCCATCATTCCCAAGGTGCAGTTGAACATCTTTGCAGCTTCACTTTAGTTCTTCATCCAAGCAAGCTTTTTCCATAGATTCTGCTCAGTGGAGCACTTTGTAATTTCATCACTCATCTATTCGCCTCTTGGTTTTTGATTTTTATTATggtcattgtttattattattattattatggttataTTATTGTTTGAAAACCTTCTGGAGTAGAAGGTTTTGCTTGTCACTGCTTATTTAACttatcaaaaaacatatttattggtgatcatatgcatttttttttctttttaaaaaaaaaaaaatttttgtttgtatttatctTGATAATGAAACAAtagaatatattttcttttatgttAAATTATGATCTTCTGCATTAATCTTAAGATTGTGAAGATGTGtcagctttcttttttttttttcacaatttaataTATTGTACTATTACTTTTGTTGGCAACTACACTTAAAATGAAACTTAAtttaaaagcaaaagcaaaaaatcCTCtgcattttgatttatttattgtagaTTTATTATCATTCCCAAATATTTGACTGCAAAATCAGTACTACCATACATTCATTCCTTGATAATTGAACTAACGAAAGAGCATCAATACCgttgttttattttaaagttttcatCCACCCTCTTCACCTGTTTTTCACACTTGAGGCAAGCCTTGTCCCCACTGGTAGCGGAATGATTTTTCCCAACCATTTAATAAGAACTGAGATTTTCGCCACCATTAAGTAttgaatatttacattttgtagTGATGACAACTTGGATTATCAGTCCGCTTTAAAGAATGTTTGAGCCTGGTCATAGATTTGATATAATGTGGAAGAAATTtgaaaagcaattttattttcGATTAAATCAAGTTTGATTCAAGATGCAGGGAGTTTCATGGCCTTAAAATTTGCGCACCACATTTTAAATACCACCATGAAgtgcatttttattgttgatattGTTTATGAAGTTTAAAGGTTCATGATGATGTTGCAGGTAATAAACCTCCAGTGTTAAAAGCAGTTTCTTCAGTTGTGGTGGAGGATATGATGAATTGCAGGCTATAATTGTGACCTAATGGGTTAAAGTTCTGTTTCTGATGTTTAGAGAGCTTCTAGCCTAAATGTAAAGTGCCTCTTTTACACATTCCATGAGCAAATGTTCTTTGCCTCAAAAATAGCTGGgatgctactttttttttttttttttttttacatttttttatgactTGTTGCTTGTATCCACAATGGTGGAAGCAGTGATTGTCGTTGGTTAACAGTATAGACGCAAAGAAAGTAAAGAGAGttgaatgtattttgtttttgattaacaGCCATTGCTGTTCACTACAGTAATTTTTATGAGTTTATATAAGATTGATGTCTCTTTTGTAATGACTGATTGCAGTTAAAACCAATAAAACCCATATTTTTGGAAAGAAAAGTGATCTGGAGTATAATTTTGTGCAGTATTAAAACTCTGGGGAGTGCATGAAAAAAGTGGATAACTTGGGACAAGGAGGAAGGATGTTTTGCTGTCAAATGCTATTAAAACTGAAAGTTTAATAACGTAATAATGGTGTGTACATTGCAATAATGCAGGGGAAATGGTTTTGGTGACGCGTGCAACCAAAATGGCTTGAGACCGACTCTTGGTCCAAACCTTACTCTGAATTATACAGAGCCTCATGACTGACCGCTGAGAAAAGCAAGCACAAGCTTATTATTT contains:
- the LOC127455044 gene encoding mRNA decay activator protein ZFP36L1-like, whose product is MLDWKMTTAVVSPFFDFSEVINNKNIMLNYNNNILSTPHPASVPCTGVNLTISNPAGSLLDRKAVGTPSTGGVYQRRHSVTSASTKLNQNQFLNIAKVDPSLLNSGTGSSNKENRLRDRSFSETGDRLLQKCSGPGGPNSQVNSSRYKTELCRPFEENGVCKYGDKCQFAHGIHELRSLSRHPKYKTELCRTFHTIGFCPYGPRCHFIHNAEERRGPPPTPSPLSASNKMERPRLQHSYSFAGFPSSGGLRDSPTSITPPPMFSPDELPEWPSSNPFTYSSQELANLFSPSLGSAPLSCSDPSTQAPSSPTSTPYYFRAMSESPQLFESPSSQPDSLSDQEGYQSSCGGSLSGSESPILDTTRRLPIFSRLSISDD